A window of Phenylobacterium sp. NIBR 498073 genomic DNA:
GCCCACTTGGAAAGGATCGCGCCGCGCTGGGACCCCTTCAGCGCCGCCCAGGGGCGGAAGGCGTCGTCGGCGGCCCGAATCGCTTGCTCGACCGCCTCTTTCGGCAGCTTTGGGACCCGTCCGATGAGCGTCCCATCGGCAGGATTGACGACCTCGATGACATTAGCGCCCTCGGCGGCGATCCACTCGCCGGCGACCAGCGCGGCCTGGCGGATCAGGCCCGCGGCGCCGGCCTTCCGTTCGTCCACAGACGGTTGATCTGGCATGGAAATCCCTTTCGCCGCTTACGCCCGCCTATAGGTTCCAGGGGCGGCCCCAGGTTCCGATGAAACTTTTCGTGTTGCGCCGCAACCGCCCGAAAGCTTGACTCGCGCTGGTCTTGGAGTCGTCATAAAGCGGACATGCCGCATTGCAGCATGAGTTTCGCGGAGGCGCATGTGACGGATCTTCCGTTCGCCTATTCCCTGGCCCACGCCGAATGCGGCTGGGCCTGGCGGATCTTCGACGAGGACGGCGAAACCGTCGCCCAGGGCCTCGACCTGTCGCAATCCGACGCCCAGGCCTCGGTCGAAAGCGCAATCCGCATGGCGGCCTCGGAGGCCCGCGCCTAGGCGCTTTCCCAAGCGCCGCTTGACGGCGTCTTCCTCAGACGTTTCTTTCCCTGGCAGCGCGGCCTTGAAGGCCGTATCTGCCGTTTTGGGGACGTCTCGCCGCATGAAATCGCAGTTGTTGGCCGCCACCGCGGTCGCTTTGTTCGCCTTCGCCCCGGCTTCGGCCCAGGCGCCCAAGCCCGCCAAGCCGACCCCCGCCGAGGCCAAGGCCTTCGTCGACAAGGCCGAGGCCGAGCTCGCCGCCTTCAACCAGTACGTGGCCAAGTCGGCCTGGGTGCGGGCGACCTACATCACCGAGGACACCCAGTGGCTGGAGGCCAAGGCCACCGCCGAGCAGAACGAGCTGACCGCCCGTTACGCCCGTGAGGCGGCCAAGTACGACGGCGTCGCCGTCGACCCCGTCACCGCCCGCAAGCTCAAGCTTCTCAAGCTGTTCCTGGTCTCGCCCGCCCCCAATCGGCCCGGCGCCGCGGGCGAGCTGGCGACCATCGCCACCCGCCTGGACTCGACCTATTCGGCCGGCAAGTTCCAGCACGGCGGCAAGACCCTGACTCTCAACGACGCCGAGGAGATCCTCGCCAAGAGCCGCGATCCGGCTGAGCTGAAGGCGGTCTGGGAGGGCTGGCATTCGGTCGCCCCGCAGATGCGCGGCGACTACGCCAAGCTGGCCGAGCTCTCGAACGAGGGGGCCCGCGACCTCGGCTTCAAGGACACCGGCGCGCTCTGGCGCTCCAACTATGACATGGACCCGGACAAGTTCGCGGCCGAGACCGACCGCCTGTGGAGCCAGGTCGAGCCGTTCTACCGCAATCTGCACTGCTACGTGCGCGGTCAGCTGAACGACAAGTACGGCGACGCCGTGCAGCCGCGCAAAGGTCCGATCCGCGCCGATCTGCTCGGCAACATGTGGGCTCAGCAGTGGGGCAACGTCTACGACGTGGTCCAGCCGAAGACCGCCTCGTCGAGCTACAGCCTCGACAAGCTGTTGGTTTCAAAGGGCTATGACCCGGTGAAGATGGTCAAGACCGGCGAGAGCTTCTACACCTCGGTCGGCATCTCGCCGCTGCCGGACACCTTCTGGAAGCGCTCGATGATCACCCGGCCGCAGGACCGCGAAGTGGTCTGCCACGCCTCGGCCTGGGACCTCGACGACCGCGACGACGTGCGCATCAAGATGTGCACCAAGGTCGACGCCGACGACTTCTACACCGTTCACCATGAGCTCGGGCACAACGTTTACCAACGCGCCTACAAGGATCAGCCGTTCCTGTTCAAGAACGGCGCAAACGACGGCTTCCACGAGGCGATCGGCGACTTCGTCGGCCTCTCGGCCCTGACCCCGACCTACCTCCAGCAGATCGGCCTGCTCGACAAGGCCCCGGGCGCGGACGAGGACATCCCCTTCCTGCTGAAGATGGCGCTCGACAAGATCGCCTTCCTGCCCTTCGGCCTGATGGTCGACCGCTGGCGCTGGGAGGTGTTCTCGGGCGAGGCGACGCCGGAGCACTACAACGACGAATGGTGGAAGCTGCGCCTTAAGTATCAAGGCCTGACGCCGCCCGGCCCGCGCCCGGCCGACGCCTTCGACCCGGCGGCCAAGTACCACGTGCCGGCCAACGTGCCCTACACCCGCTACTTCCTGGCCCATATCTACCAGTTCCAGTTCCACCGCGCGGCCTGCAACCAGATCGGTTGGAAGGGACCGCTGCATCGCTGCTCGGTCTACGGCGAAAAGGAAATGGGCCAGAAGTTCAACGCCATGCTGGAAATGGGCGCGTCCAAGCCCTGGCCCGAGGCGATGGCCGCCTTCACCGGCGAGAAGAACGCCGACGCCAGCGCGGTGACGGCCTACTTCAAGCCGCTGAACGATTGGCTGACCGTCCAGAACAAGGGCGAGTCCTGCGGCTGGTAAGCTGGTAAACGGGCGCCGAATTAAGCTTTGCCTTAACCGTCTTCGGCGCCCGTTCGTTTACGCTGCTCTGGCAAGCTCCAGCGGATTCAACTCTGAACTGCTGGGGCTCCAGGCGTGGAAAAGATCACCAAGCAAGTCGCCAGGCGTATTCATGGCATGACCGGGCGGCTCAAGGCCCGATGCGTCGCGGGTGTTCGCGACGAGCGCGGCGCGACCGCCGTCTTCTTTGCTGTGGGCCTGCTGCTGCTGGCGCCCGCCACCATGGGTCTGATCGACCTCTACATGATCACGACCCAGCGCGGCCAACTGCAGGACGCCCTCGATACCGCGACCCTCTATGTGGCGCGTTCGAACGCCATGACAGCCACCGAGATCCAGACCAAGGGCGACGCC
This region includes:
- a CDS encoding M2 family metallopeptidase: MKSQLLAATAVALFAFAPASAQAPKPAKPTPAEAKAFVDKAEAELAAFNQYVAKSAWVRATYITEDTQWLEAKATAEQNELTARYAREAAKYDGVAVDPVTARKLKLLKLFLVSPAPNRPGAAGELATIATRLDSTYSAGKFQHGGKTLTLNDAEEILAKSRDPAELKAVWEGWHSVAPQMRGDYAKLAELSNEGARDLGFKDTGALWRSNYDMDPDKFAAETDRLWSQVEPFYRNLHCYVRGQLNDKYGDAVQPRKGPIRADLLGNMWAQQWGNVYDVVQPKTASSSYSLDKLLVSKGYDPVKMVKTGESFYTSVGISPLPDTFWKRSMITRPQDREVVCHASAWDLDDRDDVRIKMCTKVDADDFYTVHHELGHNVYQRAYKDQPFLFKNGANDGFHEAIGDFVGLSALTPTYLQQIGLLDKAPGADEDIPFLLKMALDKIAFLPFGLMVDRWRWEVFSGEATPEHYNDEWWKLRLKYQGLTPPGPRPADAFDPAAKYHVPANVPYTRYFLAHIYQFQFHRAACNQIGWKGPLHRCSVYGEKEMGQKFNAMLEMGASKPWPEAMAAFTGEKNADASAVTAYFKPLNDWLTVQNKGESCGW